A region from the Acyrthosiphon pisum isolate AL4f chromosome A1, pea_aphid_22Mar2018_4r6ur, whole genome shotgun sequence genome encodes:
- the LOC100169100 gene encoding casein kinase I-like encodes MSQQKKTTPSGHVQRSSLAPKTPVKNSKTILVDARYKLGKRIGKGNFGEVRIGKDIRNNEDVAIKTESINAKIPQLMFEYNIYRQLGATDKMHKMKGIPKVYCYKLAGTQYNALVLELLGPSLEDLFSVCERKFSLKTILMIAIHTLHRIETVHEKGIVYRDIKPENFVVGRNQLKKDNTIYIIDFGLAKEYIDQRTKKHILYREKKNLTGTARYMSINTHLGKEQSRRDDLESLGHMYMYLARGSLPWQGLKVQNAKERFQKIGEMKKTIPIDSLCEGYPEMAEYMQYVRHLEFYEEPNYKFLQHIFSNALHKYGFEDDQMFDWIGK; translated from the exons atgtcACAACAAAAGAAAACAACGCCATCGGGACACGTTCAGCGTTCTAGTTTAGCTCCGAAAACTCCTGTCAAAAATTCCAAAACAATATTAGTGGATGCCCGCTATAAACTTGGTAAAAGAATCGGCAAAGGAAATTTCGGGGAGGTTCGAATCGGAAAAGACATAAGAAACAACGAAGACGTTGCCATAAAAACA GAATCAATTAATGCGAAAATACCACAGCTCATGTttgaatataacatttatagacAATTGGGAGCAACGG atAAAATGCATAAGATGAAAGGCATACCAAAAGTTTACTGTTACAAATTAGCCGGAACACAATACAATGCTTTGGTCTTGGAACTGCTGGGTCCGTCTTTGGAAGATTTATTCAGCGTTTGTGAAAGAAAATTCTCTTTGAAAACTATCCTGATGATCGCTATACACACG ttgcacAGGATAGAAACCGTGCACGAGAAAGGAATAGTGTACAGAGATATCAAGCCCGAAAATTTTGTCGTCGGCAGGAATCAACTGAAAAAAGATAATACCATTTACATAATAG attTTGGACTGGCAAAAGAGTATATCGACCAGAGAACGAAAAAGCACATACTTTACAGAGAGAAAAAAAACCTGACCGGTACAGCTAGATACATGAGTATAAACACTCACCTCGGAAAag AACAAAGCCGTCGAGATGATTTAGAGTCCCTGGGCCATATGTACATGTACTTGGCGCGGGGCTCTTTGCCTTGGCAAGGGCTGAAAGTACAAAACGCAAAGGAACGATTTCAGAAAATCGGCGAGATGAAAAAAACCATACCGATTGATAGCCTTTGCGAGGGTTACcccg AAATGGCAGAGTACATGCAATATGTCAGACATCTCGAATTTTACGAGGAACCCAATTACAAATTTCTCCAACATATTTTTAGCAACGCCCTTCATAAATACGGATTTGAAGACGATCAAATGTTCGATTGGATTGGCAAATAA